In Afipia sp. GAS231, a single window of DNA contains:
- a CDS encoding BA14K family protein: protein MINLKVLSTAAILALVLPVVLPSASFAQAVPGYKGGGGGGARAPGGGGGGFKGGGVPQAGGGGVPRFNGGGGAPGPRFSGGGGGGYYRGGGGGGYYRGGGGGGFIPGAVAGAVIGGAIASGGYYGGYGGPAYASGYYDDGSYDDGAVAVAPAPADDDSVGYCMQRYRSYDPNSGTYLGNDGYRHPCP, encoded by the coding sequence ATGATCAATCTTAAGGTTTTGAGTACCGCCGCCATATTGGCGCTGGTGTTGCCCGTGGTGTTGCCGAGCGCGAGCTTCGCCCAGGCTGTCCCCGGCTACAAGGGCGGCGGCGGTGGTGGCGCGAGAGCCCCCGGCGGCGGTGGCGGCGGCTTCAAGGGCGGCGGCGTTCCGCAAGCCGGTGGTGGCGGTGTTCCGCGCTTTAATGGCGGCGGCGGCGCGCCCGGCCCGCGCTTCAGTGGCGGTGGTGGCGGCGGTTATTACCGCGGCGGCGGCGGAGGCGGTTACTATCGCGGTGGCGGTGGCGGCGGCTTCATTCCCGGCGCAGTCGCAGGTGCTGTGATCGGCGGCGCCATTGCCTCGGGCGGCTATTATGGCGGCTATGGCGGCCCGGCCTACGCGTCCGGATATTATGATGACGGATCTTATGACGATGGTGCGGTGGCGGTGGCTCCGGCGCCCGCTGACGACGATTCCGTCGGCTATTGCATGCAGCGCTATCGTTCCTACGATCCGAACTCAGGCACCTATCTTGGCAATGACGGCTACCGGCATCCTTGCCCGTAA
- a CDS encoding NADH:ubiquinone oxidoreductase subunit NDUFA12 has protein sequence MKQFLLKFFTWWSGQTFGTQLWTWRFGELVGQDAQGNTYYRTKGGKIDPTLGFQRRWVVYNGYAEATKIPPEWHGWMHHTVDVAPTEESYTPREWEKPHIPNLTGTPQAYRPSGSTLASGRRPKATGDYQAWTPGN, from the coding sequence ATGAAGCAGTTTCTGCTCAAGTTTTTCACATGGTGGAGCGGCCAGACCTTTGGCACGCAATTGTGGACGTGGCGGTTCGGCGAACTGGTCGGCCAGGACGCGCAGGGCAACACCTACTATCGCACCAAGGGCGGCAAGATCGACCCGACGCTTGGTTTCCAGCGGCGCTGGGTCGTCTACAACGGCTATGCCGAAGCGACCAAGATCCCGCCGGAGTGGCACGGCTGGATGCATCACACCGTCGACGTCGCGCCGACCGAAGAGAGCTACACGCCGCGCGAATGGGAAAAGCCGCATATCCCGAACCTGACCGGCACGCCGCAGGCCTATCGCCCGTCCGGCTCGACGCTCGCCAGCGGCCGCCGGCCCAAGGCCACCGGCGACTACCAGGCCTGGACGCCGGGTAACTAA
- a CDS encoding adenylate/guanylate cyclase domain-containing protein yields MTIRKKIFLLAGILLALFGAVVGVLAIVQKLDSDQISNIAEYELPLTRLVAELDVDTDRYELGILRALRLDPLNPPELAAAIAAKKQVGDELRVDADAATALIAKAIKDRGYGTSERVELARIEGAFKYLIRSLEGFLATGEQVMAALVDGRREDARTASLGFAKYAQAFGPDLSEVRLNLAGLTDRATRDVLARQRLNTYLSFGLFLLACGIGLGVSAVGSARVVGGLRQLVVGTRAIEAGSVSEPLSILTRDEVGELALSFNRMVEELRTRERIKDTFGKFVDPRIVSRLIGSGAEQAERRTLTIFFSDIKDFSGISEQLTASAVVNLLNSYFGTVAEVIHAHRGFIDKYIGDAVMAFWVSPFSAGDDHASDACLAALAQQEAVIQLRAQLPEITGMRRNPPELAIRMGIATGEAVVGTIGSDSSRSYTVIGDTVNLASRLESINKLYGTSLILSEETYRTAQHVIEARELDLITVAGKTEPVRIYEAMGRAGEIAPEQIQLREMYANGLAAYRRQDWEEAQRCFESCQLGDAQDGPSRLFIERISLLRSSPPPADWDGVWHFKEK; encoded by the coding sequence ATGACGATCCGCAAGAAAATTTTTCTTCTTGCCGGCATCCTGCTGGCGCTGTTTGGCGCTGTGGTCGGCGTCCTCGCCATTGTTCAAAAGCTGGACAGCGATCAAATCAGCAACATCGCCGAATACGAACTGCCGCTGACGCGGCTGGTCGCAGAGCTCGATGTCGATACCGACAGGTACGAACTCGGTATTTTGCGTGCGCTGCGGCTCGATCCCCTGAATCCTCCAGAACTGGCGGCGGCAATTGCCGCAAAAAAGCAGGTCGGCGACGAATTGCGCGTCGATGCTGACGCGGCAACGGCATTGATCGCCAAGGCAATCAAGGACCGGGGCTACGGGACTTCGGAGCGCGTCGAACTGGCGCGCATCGAGGGAGCGTTCAAGTATCTAATCCGCAGCCTGGAGGGGTTTCTCGCTACTGGCGAGCAGGTAATGGCTGCCCTTGTCGATGGCCGGCGTGAGGATGCCCGGACGGCTTCGCTTGGCTTCGCCAAATATGCCCAGGCTTTCGGACCGGACCTTTCCGAGGTCCGCCTTAACCTCGCCGGTCTCACGGATCGCGCAACCCGCGATGTACTCGCCCGACAACGGCTTAACACTTACTTGAGCTTTGGCTTGTTCCTGCTCGCCTGCGGCATTGGCCTCGGCGTCAGCGCGGTGGGATCGGCGCGTGTCGTCGGAGGTCTTCGCCAGTTGGTCGTCGGCACCCGCGCCATCGAGGCCGGCTCGGTTTCGGAGCCGTTGTCGATCCTCACGCGTGACGAGGTCGGCGAACTCGCGCTGTCGTTTAATCGGATGGTCGAGGAGCTTCGCACGCGGGAGCGTATCAAGGATACCTTCGGCAAATTCGTCGACCCACGCATCGTCAGCCGTTTAATCGGCAGCGGCGCCGAACAGGCTGAGCGCCGTACGCTCACGATCTTTTTTTCCGACATCAAGGACTTCAGCGGCATCAGCGAGCAACTGACCGCGAGCGCCGTCGTCAACCTGCTGAACAGCTATTTCGGAACGGTCGCCGAGGTCATTCATGCCCATCGCGGCTTCATCGACAAATATATCGGTGACGCCGTCATGGCCTTTTGGGTCTCACCCTTCTCTGCCGGCGACGACCACGCCAGCGATGCCTGCCTCGCGGCGTTGGCACAACAGGAAGCGGTCATCCAGCTTCGCGCACAGTTGCCCGAGATCACCGGGATGCGACGCAATCCGCCCGAACTTGCCATCCGTATGGGCATCGCTACCGGCGAAGCCGTGGTCGGGACCATCGGCTCGGATTCGTCACGGTCCTATACCGTGATCGGCGACACGGTGAATCTCGCCTCGCGTCTGGAGAGTATCAACAAACTCTATGGCACCTCGCTCATCCTCAGCGAAGAGACCTATCGAACGGCCCAGCACGTCATTGAGGCACGCGAGCTTGATCTCATCACGGTCGCCGGCAAAACCGAGCCGGTCCGCATCTATGAAGCAATGGGCCGCGCAGGCGAGATCGCGCCGGAGCAGATTCAGCTTCGCGAGATGTACGCGAACGGCTTGGCCGCCTATCGCCGGCAGGACTGGGAAGAGGCGCAGCGGTGCTTCGAAAGCTGCCAGCTCGGCGACGCCCAAGATGGACCGTCCCGCCTGTTTATCGAACGTATCAGCCTGTTGCGCAGCAGTCCGCCGCCGGCCGATTGGGACGGGGTTTGGCATTTTAAGGAGAAATGA